The following coding sequences lie in one Lelliottia jeotgali genomic window:
- a CDS encoding Inositol-1-monophosphatase yields MQHPMLTIAVRAARKAGNVIAKHYETPDSVETSQKGSNDFVTNVDKAAEAIIVETIRKSYPQHTIIAEESGELAGEDQDVQWIIDPLDGTTNFVKRLPHFSVSIAVRIKGRTEVAVVYDPMRNELFTATRGQGAQLNGYRLRGSNSRDLDGTILATGFPFKAKQHAQTYMKILGKLYTECADFRRTGSAALDLAYVAAGRVDGYFEIALKPWDFAAGELIAREAGALVCDFTGGHNYLMSGNIVAGNPRVVKAMLANMRDELSEALKR; encoded by the coding sequence ATGCAACATCCTATGTTGACCATCGCCGTGCGCGCAGCGCGCAAGGCGGGTAATGTAATTGCCAAACACTACGAAACGCCAGATTCTGTAGAAACCAGCCAGAAAGGCAGCAATGACTTTGTGACTAACGTCGATAAAGCCGCAGAAGCGATTATTGTCGAAACCATTCGCAAATCTTACCCGCAACACACCATCATCGCCGAAGAAAGCGGTGAACTGGCAGGCGAAGATCAGGATGTTCAATGGATTATCGATCCACTGGATGGCACCACCAACTTCGTTAAACGCCTTCCTCATTTCTCTGTCTCTATCGCAGTACGCATCAAAGGCCGTACTGAAGTAGCCGTTGTTTACGATCCAATGCGTAACGAACTGTTCACCGCAACCCGTGGTCAGGGCGCACAGCTGAACGGATACCGTCTGCGTGGCAGCAACTCTCGCGATCTGGATGGCACGATTCTGGCGACCGGTTTCCCGTTCAAAGCCAAACAACACGCTCAAACCTACATGAAGATCCTTGGCAAGCTTTACACCGAATGCGCGGATTTCCGTCGCACCGGTTCTGCTGCACTGGATCTGGCCTACGTTGCCGCTGGCCGCGTTGATGGTTATTTTGAAATCGCGCTGAAGCCGTGGGATTTTGCAGCTGGCGAACTGATTGCTCGTGAAGCAGGCGCCCTGGTATGCGACTTCACTGGCGGTCACAACTACCTGATGAGCGGTAACATCGTTGCCGGTAATCCACGTGTTGTGAAAGCGATGCTGGCGAACATGCGTGACGAACTGAGTGAAGCGCTGAAGCGTTAA
- a CDS encoding Chaperone protein HscB, translated as MDYFTLFGLPAQYPIDIQSLTVRFQDLQRQFHPDKFASGTPAEQLAAVSQSATINQAWQTLRNPLARAEYLLSLHGFDLASEQHTVRDTAFLMEQLELREELDEIEQAKDEARLESFIKRVKAMFDSRHQLMVEQLNNQTWDVAADTVRKLRFLDKLRSSAEQLEEKLLDF; from the coding sequence ATGGATTACTTCACCCTCTTTGGGTTGCCCGCCCAGTACCCGATTGATATTCAGAGCCTGACGGTTCGTTTTCAGGATCTGCAACGTCAATTCCACCCGGATAAATTTGCCAGCGGTACCCCGGCGGAGCAACTGGCTGCAGTTTCGCAGTCGGCCACGATCAACCAGGCGTGGCAAACTCTGCGCAATCCGTTAGCACGCGCGGAATATCTGCTCTCCCTGCACGGTTTTGATCTGGCAAGCGAACAGCACACCGTCCGTGACACCGCCTTCCTGATGGAACAGCTGGAGTTGCGCGAAGAGCTTGATGAGATCGAACAGGCAAAAGACGAAGCGCGTCTTGAAAGCTTCATCAAACGGGTGAAAGCGATGTTCGACTCCCGCCATCAGCTGATGGTTGAACAACTGAATAACCAGACGTGGGACGTGGCGGCGGACACTGTACGCAAGCTGCGTTTTCTCGATAAACTACGAAGCAGTGCTGAACAACTCGAAGAAAAGCTGCTCGATTTCTGA
- a CDS encoding putative membrane protein YebY: MQIVKHSASALFLAVLSSAASAHPHSFISLQTEIVADDMQMSGLKMRWTMDEITSADLLYDAGAAKPGDEIWKKLAAEVMANVLGQHYFTEFWHNGQKVKFLNRPTTYGMERDGHQAVLTFILPLAEPQPLAGQKYTFSTFDPSYYVDMSYAEDKDAALPAALQKRCTIAVHTPKPSEETMNFALSLDKADAPPEDMDLGKQFAQQVTVQCQ; the protein is encoded by the coding sequence ATGCAAATAGTTAAACACAGCGCTTCGGCGCTATTTTTGGCGGTTTTATCTTCGGCGGCCAGTGCGCATCCTCACAGTTTTATCAGCCTGCAGACGGAAATTGTCGCCGATGATATGCAGATGAGCGGCCTGAAAATGCGCTGGACGATGGATGAAATCACCTCGGCCGATCTGCTTTATGATGCAGGCGCGGCAAAGCCTGGCGATGAGATCTGGAAAAAGCTGGCAGCGGAAGTGATGGCCAATGTGCTCGGGCAGCACTATTTCACCGAGTTCTGGCATAACGGGCAAAAGGTTAAATTTCTTAATCGACCGACCACCTACGGCATGGAGCGCGATGGCCATCAGGCAGTGTTAACCTTTATTTTGCCATTGGCCGAACCGCAGCCGCTGGCCGGGCAGAAATACACTTTCTCGACTTTTGATCCGAGCTATTACGTCGACATGAGCTATGCCGAAGACAAAGATGCGGCGCTTCCCGCCGCGCTGCAAAAGCGCTGCACGATTGCAGTCCATACGCCAAAGCCGAGTGAAGAGACGATGAACTTTGCGCTATCGCTCGATAAAGCCGATGCGCCGCCGGAGGATATGGATTTGGGTAAACAGTTCGCGCAGCAGGTGACCGTGCAATGTCAGTGA
- a CDS encoding membrane protein, translated as MSVMASSLSKKRRWLHLWPLFLFLVLAAVGAFWLWQAWPQVMMKSIIWQREVNQQMSGLLKAVAENPTKAGGSLLIFSFLYGVLHALGPGHGKIVITTWLATHPSKLKSSIGLTLASSLLQGLVAIALVVVVLTVLQLPARQLHMSSFWLEKGSYALVGVLGLLLCWRALKKLRALLQKPKFKAFTPHHVHDAHCGCGHQHLPTQEQLQSGDDWRARLMIILSMGMRPCSGAIMVLLFSKVIGVFSWGVISALAMAAGTSLTITSLALLVHSFRQLAVKLSGNKTPVLWRQVGWTTLALAGGVILLVAAVTMWVSAVPVGRGLRPF; from the coding sequence ATGTCAGTGATGGCTTCTTCTCTCAGTAAAAAACGCCGCTGGCTGCACCTCTGGCCGCTATTCCTGTTTCTGGTTCTGGCCGCCGTTGGCGCATTCTGGCTCTGGCAGGCGTGGCCGCAGGTGATGATGAAAAGCATCATCTGGCAGCGCGAGGTCAATCAGCAAATGAGCGGACTGCTCAAAGCGGTGGCGGAGAACCCGACCAAAGCCGGTGGCTCGCTGCTGATCTTCAGTTTTCTATACGGCGTGCTGCACGCGCTGGGGCCGGGCCACGGGAAAATCGTCATTACCACCTGGCTTGCGACCCATCCTTCAAAGCTCAAATCGAGTATCGGCTTAACGCTTGCCTCTTCGTTATTGCAGGGACTGGTGGCGATTGCGCTGGTGGTCGTGGTGCTGACGGTACTGCAACTCCCGGCTCGTCAGCTGCACATGAGTAGTTTCTGGCTGGAGAAGGGGAGCTATGCGCTGGTGGGCGTGCTTGGGCTATTGCTCTGCTGGCGAGCGCTAAAAAAACTGCGCGCATTGCTGCAAAAACCCAAATTCAAAGCGTTTACGCCGCATCATGTTCACGATGCCCACTGCGGCTGCGGGCATCAGCATTTGCCGACGCAAGAACAGCTGCAAAGCGGGGACGACTGGCGCGCACGGCTGATGATCATTCTGTCGATGGGGATGCGGCCCTGTTCCGGGGCGATCATGGTGCTGCTGTTCAGTAAGGTGATTGGGGTATTTAGCTGGGGCGTGATTTCCGCACTGGCGATGGCGGCGGGGACGTCGCTGACGATTACGTCTCTGGCCTTGCTGGTCCACAGTTTTCGCCAGCTGGCGGTGAAACTGAGCGGCAACAAAACGCCGGTACTGTGGCGGCAGGTGGGCTGGACGACGCTGGCGTTAGCAGGCGGGGTAATTTTACTGGTGGCGGCGGTGACGATGTGGGTCAGCGCGGTGCCGGTGGGGCGGGGGTTACGACCGTTTTAA
- a CDS encoding Cysteine desulfurase, which yields MKLPIYLDYSATTPVDPRVAEKMMQCLTLDGNFGNPASRSHRFGWHAEEAVDIARNQIAELVGADPREIVFTSGATESDNLAIKGAANFYQKKGKHIITSKTEHKAVLDTCRQLEREGFDVTYLAPQSNGIIDLKELEAAMRDDTILVSIMHVNNEIGVVQDIATIGELCRARGIIYHVDATQSVGKLPIDLSQLKVDLMSFSGHKIYGPKGIGALYVRRKPRIRIEAQMHGGGHERGMRSGTLPVHQIVGMGEAYRIAKEEMEGEMARLRTLRNRLWDGVKDMEEVYLNGDLEQGAPNILNVSFNYVEGESLIMALKDLAVSSGSACTSASLEPSYVLRALGMTDELAHSSIRFSLGRFTTEEEIDYTIKLVRNSIGRLRDLSPLWEMFKQGVDINSIEWSHH from the coding sequence ATGAAATTACCGATCTATCTCGATTACTCCGCAACCACGCCGGTGGACCCGCGTGTTGCCGAGAAAATGATGCAGTGTCTGACCCTGGACGGAAACTTTGGTAACCCAGCTTCCCGTTCACACCGTTTTGGCTGGCATGCTGAAGAGGCGGTAGATATCGCCCGTAATCAGATTGCTGAGCTGGTTGGTGCCGATCCGCGTGAAATTGTTTTCACCTCCGGTGCAACCGAATCCGACAACCTGGCGATCAAAGGTGCTGCCAACTTCTACCAGAAAAAAGGCAAGCACATCATCACCAGCAAAACCGAACACAAAGCCGTGCTGGACACCTGTCGTCAGCTTGAGCGTGAAGGTTTTGACGTCACCTATCTCGCCCCACAGAGCAACGGTATTATCGACCTGAAAGAGCTCGAAGCGGCAATGCGCGACGACACCATTCTGGTGTCCATTATGCATGTAAACAACGAAATCGGCGTGGTGCAGGATATCGCGACTATCGGCGAACTGTGCCGTGCGCGCGGCATCATCTATCACGTTGATGCGACCCAGAGCGTGGGCAAACTGCCTATCGATCTGAGCCAGCTGAAAGTAGACCTGATGTCCTTCTCCGGCCACAAAATCTATGGCCCGAAAGGTATCGGCGCGCTGTACGTTCGTCGTAAGCCACGTATCCGCATCGAAGCACAGATGCACGGCGGCGGTCACGAGCGCGGCATGCGTTCCGGCACTCTGCCTGTTCACCAGATCGTCGGCATGGGCGAAGCCTACCGTATCGCGAAAGAAGAGATGGAAGGCGAGATGGCGCGTCTGCGCACTCTGCGTAACCGTCTGTGGGACGGCGTGAAAGATATGGAAGAAGTGTATCTGAACGGCGATCTTGAACAGGGTGCTCCAAACATTCTTAACGTCAGCTTCAACTACGTTGAAGGCGAATCACTGATCATGGCCCTGAAAGACCTGGCCGTTTCTTCCGGTTCCGCCTGTACGTCTGCAAGCCTCGAGCCATCCTACGTGCTGCGTGCGCTGGGTATGACCGACGAGCTGGCACACAGCTCTATCCGTTTCTCTTTAGGTCGCTTTACTACCGAAGAAGAGATTGACTACACCATCAAACTGGTTCGTAACTCCATTGGCCGTCTGCGCGACCTTTCTCCACTGTGGGAAATGTTCAAACAGGGCGTGGATATCAACAGCATCGAATGGTCACATCACTAA
- a CDS encoding Iron-sulfur cluster regulator IscR: MRLTSKGRYAVTAMLDVALNSESGPVPLADISERQGISLSYLEQLFSRLRKNGLVSSVRGPGGGYLLGKDAGSIAVGEVISAVDESVDATRCQGKGGCQGGDKCLTHALWRDLSDRLTGFLNNITLGELVNNQEVLDVSGRQHNHENQRSTRGQDAIDVKLRA, encoded by the coding sequence ATGAGACTGACATCTAAAGGGCGTTATGCTGTGACCGCGATGCTGGACGTCGCGCTCAACTCTGAATCGGGCCCGGTTCCGTTGGCTGATATTTCTGAACGTCAGGGAATTTCCCTGTCTTATCTGGAACAATTATTCTCCAGATTGCGTAAAAACGGACTGGTTTCCAGCGTGCGTGGCCCAGGCGGCGGCTATCTGCTGGGTAAAGACGCGGGCAGTATTGCAGTTGGCGAAGTTATCAGCGCTGTTGATGAGTCGGTAGATGCGACCCGTTGCCAGGGCAAAGGCGGCTGTCAGGGCGGCGATAAATGCCTGACCCACGCGCTGTGGCGCGATCTGAGCGACCGTCTGACCGGCTTCCTGAACAACATCACCCTCGGTGAGCTGGTGAATAACCAGGAAGTTCTGGATGTGTCTGGTCGTCAGCACAATCACGAAAACCAACGCAGCACCCGCGGACAAGACGCGATCGACGTCAAATTACGCGCATAA
- a CDS encoding Iron binding protein IscA for iron-sulfur cluster assembly, with amino-acid sequence MSITLSDSAAARVSSFLANRGKGFGLRLGVRTSGCSGMAYVLEFVDEPATDDTVFEDKGVKVVVDGKSLQFLNGTQLDFVKEGLNEGFKFTNPNVKDECGCGESFHV; translated from the coding sequence ATGTCGATTACCCTTAGCGACAGCGCTGCCGCGCGAGTAAGCTCCTTTCTGGCGAACCGTGGTAAAGGCTTTGGCCTGCGACTGGGCGTACGTACCTCCGGCTGTTCCGGTATGGCTTATGTACTGGAGTTTGTTGACGAACCGGCAACTGATGACACCGTGTTTGAAGATAAAGGCGTGAAGGTAGTAGTCGATGGCAAGAGCCTGCAATTTCTCAACGGCACTCAGCTGGACTTCGTGAAAGAAGGCCTCAACGAAGGGTTTAAATTCACTAACCCGAACGTAAAAGACGAGTGCGGTTGCGGCGAAAGCTTCCACGTTTAA
- a CDS encoding Chaperone protein HscA, with the protein MALLQISEPGLSAAPHQRRLAVGIDLGTTNSLVATVRSGQAETLADAEGRHLLPSVVYYQQQGYSVGYDARANAAKDPANTISSVKRMMGRSLVDIQTRYPHLPYQLQASENGLPMIATDAGLLNPIRVSADILKALAARATATLEGELDGVVITVPAYFDDAQRQGTKDAARLAGLHVLRLLNEPTAAAIAYGLDSGQEGVIAVYDLGGGTFDISILRLSRGVFEVLATGGDSALGGDDFDHLLADYIREQAGIADRSDVRVQRELLDAAIDAKIALSDAQSVTVTVAGWSGEITREQFNELIASLVKRTLLACRRALKDANVDASEVLEVVMVGGSTRVPLVRDRVGEFFGRTPLTSIDPDKVVAIGAAVQADILVGNKPDSEMLLLDVIPLSLGLETMGGLVEKVIPRNTTIPVARAQEFTTFKDGQTAMSIHVMQGERELVQDCRSLARFALRGIPALPAGGAHIRVTFQVDADGLLSVTAMEKSTGVESSIQVKPSYGLTDGEIATMIQESMSYAEQDVKARMLAEQKVEAARVLESLEGALTADAALLSAAERQVIDDATAQLRAVADGDDADAIEQAIKNVDKQTQDFAARRMDQSVRTALKGQSVDEV; encoded by the coding sequence ATGGCCTTATTACAAATTAGTGAGCCTGGCCTCAGCGCCGCACCGCACCAGCGTCGTCTGGCGGTGGGCATTGATTTAGGCACCACCAATTCCCTCGTAGCGACCGTACGCAGCGGCCAGGCGGAAACCCTGGCAGACGCCGAAGGGCGTCATCTGCTGCCTTCCGTGGTTTACTACCAGCAGCAGGGCTACTCGGTAGGATATGACGCGCGCGCCAATGCCGCGAAAGATCCAGCCAATACCATCAGCTCGGTAAAACGAATGATGGGCCGCTCGCTGGTCGATATTCAGACGCGTTACCCGCATCTGCCCTATCAGCTGCAAGCCAGTGAAAACGGCCTGCCGATGATCGCAACCGATGCCGGTTTACTCAATCCGATTCGCGTCTCTGCCGATATTCTCAAAGCGCTGGCGGCGCGTGCGACGGCAACGCTTGAAGGCGAGCTGGACGGCGTGGTGATCACCGTTCCGGCTTACTTCGACGATGCCCAGCGTCAGGGCACCAAAGACGCTGCACGTCTGGCGGGCCTGCACGTGCTGCGTCTGCTCAACGAGCCTACCGCAGCAGCGATTGCCTACGGCCTCGACTCCGGTCAGGAAGGGGTGATTGCCGTTTACGATCTCGGTGGCGGCACCTTTGATATCTCCATTCTGCGCCTCAGCCGTGGTGTGTTTGAAGTGCTGGCGACCGGCGGCGATTCTGCTCTCGGCGGCGACGACTTCGACCATCTGCTGGCGGATTACATTCGCGAACAGGCAGGCATTGCCGATCGCAGCGACGTCCGCGTCCAGCGCGAACTGCTCGACGCCGCTATTGACGCCAAAATTGCTCTTAGCGACGCGCAGTCTGTCACCGTTACCGTGGCGGGCTGGAGCGGTGAAATCACCCGCGAGCAGTTCAACGAACTGATTGCCTCACTGGTAAAACGCACGCTCCTGGCCTGTCGTCGCGCACTGAAAGACGCCAACGTCGACGCCAGCGAGGTGCTGGAAGTGGTGATGGTTGGCGGATCGACCCGCGTACCACTGGTGCGCGATCGCGTGGGCGAATTTTTTGGCCGTACGCCGCTCACCTCCATCGACCCGGACAAAGTGGTGGCGATTGGCGCGGCGGTGCAGGCGGACATTCTGGTCGGCAACAAGCCGGACAGCGAAATGCTGCTGCTCGATGTTATTCCGCTCTCGTTAGGGCTGGAAACGATGGGCGGCCTGGTCGAGAAAGTGATCCCGCGTAACACCACTATTCCGGTGGCGCGCGCGCAGGAGTTCACCACCTTCAAAGACGGTCAGACGGCGATGTCCATCCACGTGATGCAGGGCGAGCGCGAGCTGGTTCAGGATTGCCGTTCGCTGGCGCGTTTCGCGCTGCGCGGTATCCCGGCGCTGCCAGCGGGTGGGGCGCATATCCGCGTCACCTTCCAGGTGGATGCCGACGGTCTACTGAGCGTCACGGCGATGGAAAAATCGACCGGCGTGGAGTCTTCCATTCAGGTGAAACCGTCCTACGGACTGACCGATGGCGAAATCGCCACCATGATTCAGGAGTCAATGAGCTATGCCGAACAGGATGTGAAGGCGCGTATGCTGGCTGAACAAAAAGTCGAAGCCGCGCGCGTGCTGGAAAGTCTGGAAGGCGCACTCACTGCTGATGCCGCGCTGTTAAGCGCCGCCGAGCGTCAGGTTATCGACGATGCTACCGCGCAGTTACGCGCAGTGGCCGACGGCGATGACGCTGACGCAATAGAACAAGCGATTAAAAACGTTGATAAACAAACCCAGGACTTCGCCGCACGCCGTATGGACCAGTCTGTCCGTACCGCGCTGAAAGGCCAGTCCGTGGACGAGGTTTAA
- a CDS encoding Peptidase B codes for MTEAMKITLSTQPADARWGDKATYSINNDGITLHLNDSDDLGLIQRAARKIDGLGIKHVTLAGEGWDTDRSWAFWAGYKGPKGTRKVEWANLDEAAQKELENRLTIIDWVRDTINAPAEELGPEQLAQRAVDLLCKAAGDKMSYRITKGEDLREQNYMGIHTVGRGSERPPVLLALDFNPTGDKQAPVFACLVGKGITFDTGGYSLKQSAFMDSMKSDMGGAATITGALAFAITRGLNKRVKLYLCCADNMVSGNAFKLGDIIRYRNGKNVEVMNTDAEGRLVLADGLIDASAQKPELIIDMATLTGAAKTALGNDYHALFSFDDKLAARLLASAAAENEPFWRLPLAEFHRSQLPSNFAELNNTASAAYPAGASTAAGFLSHFVENYREGWLHIDCSATYRKAGVEQWSAGATGLGVRTIANLLTAE; via the coding sequence ATGACCGAAGCGATGAAAATTACGCTCTCTACACAGCCTGCGGACGCACGCTGGGGCGACAAAGCCACCTACAGCATTAACAACGACGGTATTACCCTGCACCTGAACGATTCCGATGATTTGGGTCTGATCCAGCGCGCCGCGCGTAAAATCGACGGCCTGGGCATCAAGCATGTCACTCTAGCTGGTGAAGGCTGGGACACGGATCGCAGCTGGGCCTTCTGGGCGGGTTACAAAGGCCCGAAAGGCACCCGTAAAGTCGAGTGGGCAAACCTCGATGAAGCCGCGCAGAAAGAGCTGGAAAACCGTCTGACCATCATCGACTGGGTGCGCGACACCATCAACGCCCCGGCGGAAGAGCTCGGTCCAGAGCAGCTGGCGCAGCGCGCGGTCGATCTGCTGTGCAAAGCGGCAGGCGATAAAATGTCGTACCGCATCACCAAAGGTGAAGATCTGCGCGAGCAGAACTACATGGGTATTCACACCGTGGGCCGTGGCTCTGAGCGCCCACCGGTACTGCTGGCGCTGGATTTCAACCCAACGGGTGACAAACAAGCGCCTGTCTTTGCCTGCCTGGTCGGGAAAGGTATCACCTTTGATACCGGCGGCTATAGCCTGAAACAAAGCGCATTCATGGACTCTATGAAGTCCGACATGGGCGGCGCGGCGACCATCACTGGCGCACTGGCGTTTGCCATCACCCGTGGTCTGAATAAGCGCGTGAAACTGTACCTGTGCTGCGCCGACAACATGGTGAGCGGCAACGCGTTCAAGCTGGGCGATATCATTCGCTATCGCAACGGTAAAAACGTTGAAGTCATGAACACCGACGCCGAAGGCCGTCTGGTGCTGGCCGATGGCCTGATTGACGCATCTGCGCAGAAACCAGAGCTGATCATCGATATGGCGACCCTGACGGGTGCGGCGAAAACCGCCCTGGGCAACGACTATCACGCCCTGTTCAGCTTCGACGACAAACTGGCCGCCCGTCTGCTGGCGAGTGCCGCCGCCGAGAACGAACCGTTCTGGCGTCTGCCGTTGGCCGAATTCCACCGCAGCCAGCTGCCATCTAATTTTGCCGAGCTGAACAACACTGCGAGCGCAGCCTATCCGGCAGGCGCAAGCACCGCGGCAGGTTTCCTGTCCCACTTTGTTGAAAACTATCGCGAAGGCTGGCTGCACATCGACTGTTCCGCCACCTACCGTAAAGCGGGCGTGGAGCAGTGGTCTGCGGGCGCCACCGGTCTGGGTGTGCGCACTATTGCGAATCTGTTGACGGCTGAGTAA
- a CDS encoding hypothetical protein (Believed to be involved in assembly of Fe-S clusters) produces MGLKWTDSREIGEALYDANPDLDPKTVRFTDMHQWICDLEDFDDDPSASNEKILEAILLVWLDEAE; encoded by the coding sequence ATGGGACTGAAGTGGACCGACAGCCGCGAAATCGGCGAGGCGCTATACGACGCCAACCCGGATCTCGACCCCAAGACCGTCCGATTCACCGATATGCATCAGTGGATCTGCGATCTTGAAGATTTTGACGACGATCCTAGCGCATCCAATGAAAAAATTCTGGAGGCGATTCTGCTAGTCTGGTTAGATGAAGCAGAGTAG
- a CDS encoding Iron-sulfur cluster assembly scaffold protein IscU, producing the protein MAYSEKVIDHYENPRNVGSFDNSDESVGSGMVGAPACGDVMKLQIKVNNEGIIEDARFKTYGCGSAIASSSLVTEWVKGKSLDEAQAIKNTDIADELELPPVKIHCSILAEDAIKAAIADYKSKREAK; encoded by the coding sequence ATGGCATACAGCGAAAAAGTTATTGATCATTACGAGAATCCACGCAACGTTGGCTCTTTCGACAACAGCGACGAAAGCGTTGGTAGCGGTATGGTCGGCGCACCGGCCTGTGGCGACGTGATGAAGTTGCAGATTAAAGTCAACAATGAAGGTATCATTGAAGACGCACGTTTCAAGACTTACGGCTGCGGTTCTGCAATCGCATCCAGCTCCCTCGTTACCGAATGGGTAAAGGGCAAGTCTCTGGACGAAGCTCAGGCAATTAAAAACACCGATATTGCTGACGAACTCGAACTGCCACCGGTGAAAATTCACTGTTCTATCCTGGCAGAAGACGCGATCAAAGCCGCTATTGCGGACTATAAAAGCAAACGTGAAGCGAAATAA
- a CDS encoding Ferredoxin, 2Fe-2S, whose product MPKIVFLPHADLCPDGVVLEAETGETILDVALRGGIEVEHACEKSCACTTCHCIVREGFDSLAESTEDEDDMLDKAWGLEPDSRLSCQARVTDEDLVVEIPRYTINHAREH is encoded by the coding sequence ATGCCAAAGATTGTTTTTCTGCCTCATGCGGACCTCTGTCCGGATGGCGTAGTTCTGGAAGCTGAGACCGGCGAAACTATTCTCGATGTTGCCCTGCGCGGCGGTATCGAAGTTGAACACGCCTGTGAAAAATCCTGTGCCTGCACCACCTGCCACTGCATCGTGCGTGAAGGTTTTGACTCCCTCGCGGAAAGCACCGAAGACGAAGACGACATGCTGGATAAAGCATGGGGTCTGGAGCCAGACAGCCGTTTAAGCTGCCAGGCGCGCGTCACCGATGAAGACCTGGTGGTCGAAATCCCGCGTTACACTATCAACCATGCGCGTGAGCATTAA
- a CDS encoding tRNA Cm32-Um32 methyltransferase: MLQNIRIVLVETSHTGNMGSVARAMKTMGLTNLWLVNPLVKPDSQAIALAAGASDVIGNAQIVDTLDEALAGCSLVVGTSARSRTLPWPMLDPRECGLKSVAEAASAPIALVFGRERVGLTNDELQKCHYHVAIAANPEYSSLNLAMAVQVIAYEVRMAWLATQEKGVTAEQPEEAAYPLVDDLERFYGHLEQTLLTTGFIRASHPGQVMNKLRRLFTRARPETQELNILRGMLASIIEQKNKE, translated from the coding sequence ATGCTGCAAAACATCCGAATCGTACTGGTCGAAACATCACACACTGGCAATATGGGCTCTGTCGCCCGCGCTATGAAAACCATGGGTTTAACCAATCTGTGGCTGGTCAATCCGCTGGTGAAACCAGATTCTCAGGCTATCGCACTGGCAGCAGGCGCGAGCGACGTGATTGGCAACGCGCAAATTGTTGACACCCTTGACGAAGCGCTGGCGGGCTGTAGCCTGGTGGTCGGGACCAGCGCACGTTCACGCACGCTGCCGTGGCCGATGCTCGATCCGCGCGAATGCGGCCTGAAAAGCGTCGCAGAAGCCGCGTCAGCGCCGATCGCGCTGGTGTTTGGCCGTGAGCGTGTGGGTCTGACCAACGACGAACTGCAGAAATGTCACTATCACGTGGCGATTGCCGCGAACCCGGAATACAGCTCGCTGAACCTGGCGATGGCAGTGCAGGTTATCGCCTATGAAGTGCGTATGGCCTGGCTGGCGACCCAGGAAAAAGGTGTCACCGCTGAACAGCCAGAAGAAGCTGCGTATCCGCTGGTGGACGATCTGGAGCGTTTTTACGGCCACCTTGAGCAAACGCTGCTGACGACGGGCTTTATCCGCGCGTCCCATCCTGGCCAGGTAATGAATAAGCTGCGCCGTCTGTTTACTCGTGCTCGCCCGGAAACACAGGAGCTGAATATCCTGCGCGGGATGCTGGCGTCGATTATTGAGCAGAAGAATAAAGAATAA